In the Leishmania infantum JPCM5 genome chromosome 2 genome, one interval contains:
- a CDS encoding putative casein kinase II, alpha chain yields the protein MANVDAAAHRADGGRHGGGGGGSGDESKAKKTKPEEYEHPFWYVYRQRGVSYWDYKNARVDFNANLAPYELLQKIGRGKYSEVFRGRNRNNGCLCVLKLLKPVRYQKILREISILRNLCGGPNVVRLLDVLRDAESQTVVLVTEYVHNPTTLRNLLYSNKLSNFDMRYYLYEILRSLDFAHRRGIFHRDIKPYNVMIDHERKILRVIDWGLGEYYIHGQALNCGVATRHYKGPELLVGYRHYDYSLDIWCLGCVLAGMLFRSDPFFVGANNEDQLLQIVAVFGKKALYRYLDKYQCRISRVVESSMSALPDEHVDWRRYIKRGSIQESWCDATALDLLDKMLQFDHQDRIMAHEAMQHPFFAPVRDALAKDSQEHYPVARH from the coding sequence ATGGCCAACGTGGACGCCGCAGCCCaccgcgccgacggcgggcggcacggcggcggcgggggcggcagcggagacgaATCTAAGGCGAAGAAAACGAAGCCGGAGGAGTACGAGCACCCGTTCTGGTACGTGTATCGCCAGCGTGGCGTCAGCTACTGGGACTATAAAAACGCGAGGGTCGACTTCAACGCGAACTTGGCCCCGtacgagctgctgcagaaaATCGGGCGCGGCAAGTATTCGGAGGTGTTTCGTGGCCGGAACCGCAACAACGGATGCCTGTGTGTCCTCAAGCTGCTCAAGCCGGTGCGCTACCAGAAGATTCTGCGTGAGATTAGCATCTTGCGCAACCTCTGCGGTGGCCCCAACGTCGTCCGCCTTCTcgatgtgctgcgcgacgcggAGTCACAGACGGTGGTGCTCGTCACAGAGTACGTGCACAACCCGACAACGCTGCGCAACCTCCTCTACTCGAACAAGCTCTCCAACTTCGACATGCGCTACTACCTGTACGAGATTCTACGCTCGCTGGACTtcgcccaccgccgcggcatctTCCACCGCGACATCAAGCCCTACAATGTCATGATCGACCACGAGCGCAAGATCCTGCGTGTGATCGACTGGGGGCTGGGCGAGTACTACATCCACGGACAGGCGCTCAACTGCGGTGTGGCAACACGGCACTACAAGGGGCCGGAGCTGCTGGTCGGCTACCGCCACTACGACTACTCGCTAGACATCTGGTGCCTCGGGTGCGTACTGGCAGGCATGCTCTTCCGCAGCGACCCCTTCTTCGTCGGCGCCAACAACGAGGATCAGCTCCTTCAGATTGTGGCGGTGTTTGGCAAGAAGGCTCTGTACCGCTACCTCGACAAGTACCAGTGCCGCATATCGCGCGTCGTAGAGTCGAGCATGAGCGCCCTCCCTGACGAGCACGTCGACTGGCGCCGGTACATCAAGAGGGGATCCATCCAGGAGTCGTGGTGCGACGCGACCGCGTTGGACTTGCTCGATAAGATGCTGCAGTTCGACCATCAGGACCGCATCATGGCCCATGAGGCGATGCAGCATCCCTTCTTTGCCCCCGTGCGTGATGCGCTGGCAAAGGACTCGCAGGAGCATTATCCCGTAGCGCGGCACTGA
- a CDS encoding putative ubiquitin-conjugating enzyme e2 produces MTVSPSNATSGAGAAAARDSAAAALPAGLDLLHWEAGIPGKPGTPWEGGEFRLRLNFTEDYPTKPPKCVFTPVLFHPNVYPSGTVCLSILNEEKDWRPNITIKQILLAIQELLDHPNIKDPAQEEPYKVYMRDIKEYEARVREEVQRHHWKG; encoded by the coding sequence ATGACCGTCTCTCCCTCGAATGCGACGTCCGGggcgggcgctgctgcggcgagggactccgccgccgccgctctcccgGCTGGGCTGGACCTGCTTCACTGGGAGGCGGGCATCCCCGGGAAGCCTGGCACGCCgtgggagggcggcgagtttcgcctccgcctcaacTTTACGGAGGACTACCCCACAAAGCCCCCCAAGTGCGTCTTCACGCCGGTGCTCTTCCACCCCAACGTGTACCCGAGCGGCACCGTCTGCCTCTCGATCCTTAACGAGGAGAAGGACTGGCGCCCGAACATCACCATAAAGCAGATACTGCTGGCCATCCAGGAGTTGCTGGACCACCCCAACATCAAGGACCCCGCGCAGGAGGAGCCGTACAAGGTTTACATGCGCGACATCAAGGAGtacgaggcgcgcgtgcgcgaggaggtgcagagGCATCATTGGAAAGGCTAG
- a CDS encoding putative RNA-editing complex protein MP81 yields the protein MVGKRGGDGGRAGDGALALARSRVRSARLRLPYTSSSSWMHITFFAALRLCPSVLHSLTHTHTHTHTHTHAHARMHPCERRSMLPIRRSSRPSLTSLPVCGRWRHGVHPVRSAFVHTAVLRQASTPSTRPSGTANGGFGSSGVRDGSAPAPPSRGDGAAVAPQPPSPQGVSPELCFYETFILSDVDVHLTLLEEAHYKHGVWLNVPPQLAPSVPNVGPPAVPEPIYPSAQRERLAAMTAAMTAVQNKRGRGASGGGCATDAELIVEPSCLAYRPTHDPPPFSTTGTRSLRIPEQRRAAAEAAAPSTSDAVSRVSPPAPSSVTASAAEASFAEGTTTTTTRSMHAEVQTVAIRMPVVPSMLYHCSACSRPFRRRQAAEEHVQQRHESRGNCSGASAAAVVMEGPGPGEIIGYEEKAVAVATTKTAAAARVTSPLPMKAAAKAKGMEASAEVATTKGVAGASSAVKPSAFYLAANYRATPRVDLPEDDLIDELLDVVWDDVALARDDIAKPSDLPTTRADLPQHPKRSYDSCQGRFFIPSVLIVEGVADNRAQLEAAAERAVVRATPDGAAPGIKRRPSSAMSVFLPSTMAPRLLPTQRRNADGTLGAGGADADAAGGGIGGGALGAAPTAQELSVAELSRHYPNPFGDSPNAVLMESEKEPINPFVDLEGQAAAVAATAHSGAADGSTADDAVSSPATKEMEWLSRWAARPYACPLCQRRALPDLMKIMAPLLPPSLVAGSEATASTASTAVVYGDGQGASPHLGSGTKRAASTAAGETTAATAGASTSRPARCVPPSGSLEDQPLVADVEAWSWYADRVPRFRLLDSLEDHLQSKHAGYCGGNDEAAAALDGDDGCTGRDGDDSLSEADWQLLYRVARHQQLLARAELLAVQQAYRVMYPKRHSTSAESFSPIKSDGADLPNHVFGDAGKDGAENAAIRDEASGATGGASMGGSPTSGPAIGATTADGTDAPQVHVRSAVNTVLIGTVRDVQEGFLGATRILQYVLAVRNTSAESSGCASADAMGSHVDASNGEEEGAGVDEDLIVVRCVGDLVPVALLKQQVRLGSTIFVAGSLRLNRNVDTVSRRSHAYPYVQVVPPLGCVRVLEA from the coding sequence ATGGTGGgcaagagaggcggagacggagggagggcgggggatggcgcgctcgcgctcgcgAGAAGCCGCGTACGCTCCGCACGACTTCGCTTGCCTTACacgtcttcctcttcttggATGCACATTACTTTCTTCGCTGCTCTCCGTCTGTGCCCTTCCGTGTTGCACTctcttacacacacacacacacacacacacacacacacgcatgcacatgcacgcatgcatcCTTGCGAAAGGAGATCAATGCTGCCGATCCGACGCTCTTCGCGTCCCTCGCTGACGTCGCTGCCGGTGTGCGGCCGGTGGCGCCACGGTGTGCACCCGGTCCGCTCGGCATTTGTGCACACTGCCGTCCTTCGACAAGCCAGCACACCATCGACTCGTCCCTCGGGCACCGCCAACGGCGGCTTTGGCAGTAGCGGCGTCCGTGACGGCAGtgcaccagctcctcctagcagaggcgacggtgctgcggtggcgccgcagccgccgtcgccgcagggCGTGAGCCCCGAGCTCTGCTTCTACGAGACGTTCATCTTGTCCGATGTCGACGTGCATCTTACCCTcctcgaggaggcgcactACAAACACGGCGTGTGGCTCAACGTGCCACCGCAGCTCGCGCCCTCCGTCCCGAACGTCGGTCCACCCGCCGTGCCGGAGCCGATCTACCCATCGGCACAGCGGGAGCGACTAGCGGCCATGACGGCGGCCATGACGGCAGTGCAGAACAAGCGCGGCcgaggcgccagcggcggcggctgcgcgacggATGCGGAGCTCATAGTAGAGCCGTCGTGCCTTGCCTACCGCCCCACCCACGAcccgccgcccttctccaCGACTGGCACGCGCTCGCTAAGGATTCCAGAGCAAaggcgggcggcagcagaagcagccgcCCCGAGCACAAGCGACGCCGTCTCCCGTGTGTCTCCACCTGCACCGTCTTCCGTgacagcgtcagcggcagaggcgagcTTCGCGGAAGGCACCACCACGACTACCACACGCAGCATGCATGCGGAAGTACAGACAGTTGCCATACGCATGCCGGTGGTCCCGTCAATGCTGTACCACTGCAGTGCGTGCAGTCGCCCGTTTAGGCGACGCCAGGCCGCAGAGgagcacgtgcagcagcgccacgagTCGCGCGGcaactgcagcggcgctagcgccgctgcagttgTGATGGAGGGCCCGGGGCCTGGTGAGATCATCGGATACGAGGAGAaggccgtcgccgtggcgACCACCAAgacggccgctgcagcccgcGTGACAAGTCCTTTGCCAATgaaagcggcggcgaaggcgaaggggaTGGAGGCGAGCGCTGAAGTCGCGACCACCAAgggcgtcgccggcgcctcaAGTGCTGTCAAGCCCTCCGCCTTTTATCTCGCTGCTAACTACCGCGCGACACCGCGAGTTGACCTCCCGGAGGACGATCTTATCGACGAACTCCTCGATGTCGTCTGGGACgacgtggcgctggcgcgagACGACATCGCGAAGCCATCTGATCTTCCCACAACACGAGCCGATCTCCCGCAACACCCGAAGCGGAGCTACGATAGCTGCCAAGGCCGTTTTTTCATCCCCAGTGTGCTCATCGTGGAGGGCGTCGCCGACAACCGCGCtcagctggaggcggcggcggagcgggccGTTGTGCGAGCCACGCCAgatggcgccgcgccagGCATCAAGCGTCGGCCTTCGTCTGCGATGTCGGTGTTTTTGCCATCCACGATGGCTCCCCGCCTGCTCCcaacgcagcggcgcaacgccgacggcacgctcggtgctggcggcgccgatgccgatgccgccggcggcggcatcggcggtgGGGCTCTTggggcggcgccgaccgcGCAGGAGTTGTCTGTAGCGGAGCTCAGCCGCCACTACCCGAACCCGTTCGGTGACAGCCCAAACGCTGTGCTGATGGAGTCGGAAAAGGAGCCAATCAACCCCTTCGTGGACCTCGAGGGTcaggcggctgcggtggccgccaCGGCCCATTCGGGTGCGGCGGACGGTAGCACCGCTGACGACGCTGTCTCTTCCCCGGCCACGAAGGAGATGGAGTGGCTGTCGCGGTGGGCAGCGAGGCCGTACGCGTGTCCGCTGTGCCAACGACGCGCCTTGCCAGACTTGATGAAGATCATGGCACCCCTGCTGCCCCCGTCATTAGTGGCAGGCAGCGAGGCaaccgcctccacggcgtCGACTGCTGTTGTATACGGTGACGGTCAAGGAGCTAGCCCGCACCTGGGGTCTGGTACGAAGCGGGCCGCTTCTACTGCTGCAGGGGAGACGACGGCTGCGACTGCAGGTGCCTCCACGTCGAGGCCAGCACGTTGTGTGCCGCCCTCAGGCTCCCTCGAGGACCAACCCTTGGTTGCGGATGTTGAGGCGTGGAGCTGGTACGCCGATCGGGTGCCGCGCTTCCGACTACTGGACTCCCTCGAAGACCACTTGCAGTCGAAGCACGCCGGCTACTGCGGCGGGAAtgacgaggcagcggctgcactcGACGGTGACGATGGCTGCACTGGCAGAGACGGGGACGACAGCCTCTCCGAGGCGGACTGGCAGCTCCTCTACCGCGTTGCCaggcaccagcagctgctaGCGCGAGCCGAGTtgctggcggtgcagcaggcgtACCGCGTCATGTACCCCAAGCGGCACAGCACCTCTGCCGAGTCCTTTAGCCCCATTAagagcgacggcgccgacctCCCAAATCATGTCTTCGGCGATGCTGGCAAGGACGGTGCCGAAAACGCGGCGATTCGCGACGAGGCAAGCGGCGCGACGGGTGGCGCATCCATGGGCGGGTCGCCTACGTCGGGGCCTGCCATCGGTGCCACGACTGCCGATGGCACCGATGCCCCTCAGGTGCACGTGCGATCGGCTGTGAACACGGTGCTGATCGGCACGGTGCGGGATGTGCAGGAGGGCTTCCTTGGCGCGACCCGCATTCTGCAGTACGTTCTGGCAGTGCGGAACACCTCTGCGGAGTCGTCGGGCTGTGCATCTGCAGACGCGATGGGGAGCCACGTGGACGCCAGCaacggagaggaagaaggcgcAGGCGTGGACGAGGACCTGATCGTTGTGCGCTGTGTCGGCGACCTCGTCCCtgtcgcgctgctgaagcagcaggTTCGTTTGGGCTCCACCATTTTCGTTGCCGggtcgctgcggctgaaTCGCAACGTTGACACGGTGTCGCGACGGTCGCACGCGTACCCGTATGTGCAGGTGGTGCCGCCCCTtggctgcgtgcgtgtcttgGAGGCGTAG
- a CDS encoding putative proteasome regulatory non-ATPase subunit 6, which translates to MIPGGSVDCAHTLEVAEDHYGRGDRSTARELLQSIVRTDVAVDDGDSIRAKEQAVYRLAELLTVTKDGEAAIQLLSDVRPFFQVLPKAKTTKMVRKLFEHIVQCGVPLKQQEEVCLETVHWARKERRTFLRHRLQLRYVEILFAENRKSDALASLSALLKEVRRLDDRTLLLDIYLLESKLYYAVMDIQKARAALVSARTTANSIYCPPLSQAEIDLQSGVLHAEEKDNKTAYSYLYEAFEGFHQLGDQARQARRSLRYMILSKISTDSPDELATLLSSKSVLEYKGTDMDALRGIADAYNKQDTHLFNSILSKCRAEAEESGAGGSNDTNLLADEVVRRQVNDMYNTLLERHLLKVVSPYNRVQIAYVSNLLRLDAMVVEQKLSQLILDRKLRGIVDQQHRCLIVFDDEAAEASKPGKDGSEAFYDNAADAAAAADQAPTTLYQDALTALECYNTLVTALFDKVNGKFDALVEENIAKHKGAKAKEEGEEANRKNKRGGIGSVKDAVADRGGKSDSGNKQKRPGDKRK; encoded by the coding sequence ATGATCCCTGGCGGCTCCGTGGACTGCGCCCACACCCTCGAGGTGGCCGAGGACCACTACGGCAGGGGCGACCGCTCGACGgcgcgcgagctgctgcagtcgaTCGTCAGGACAGACGTTGCAGTGGATGACGGAGACTCGATCCGTGCCAAGGAGCAGGCGGTGTACcggctggcggagctgctgacggTAACCAAGGACGGCGAGGCCGCCATCCAGCTGCTCTCGGATGTGCGGCCGTTCTTCCAGGTGCTGCCgaaggcgaagacgacgaagaTGGTGCGCAAACTCTTCGAGCACATTGTGCAGTGCGGCGTGCCGCTGAAGCAGCAGGAAGAGGTGTGTCTCGAGACCGTACACTGGGCGCGCAAGGAGCGTCGCACCTttctgcgccaccgcctgcagctccgctaCGTGGAGATTCTGTTCGCCGAGAACCGCAAGAGCGACGCTCTGGCGTCGCTGAGCGCGCTGCTCAAGGAGGTGCGCCGCTTGGACGACCgtacgctgctgctcgacatCTACCTCCTGGAGAGCAAGCTATACTACGCCGTCATGGATATCCAGAAGGCCAGGGCGGCACTCGTCTCGGCGCGCACGACGGCGAACAGCATCTACtgcccgcctctctcgcagGCGGAGATCGACCTCCAGTCCGGTGTGCTGCACGCGGAGGAGAAAGATAACAAGACCGCGTACTCTTACCTATACGAAGCCTTTGAGGGGTTCCATCAGCTCGGCGACCAGGCACGCCAGGCGCGCCGTTCGCTTCGCTACATGATCCTGTCGAAGATCTCCACGGACAGCCCCGACGAGCTTGCGACGCTGCTCTCGTCCAAGAGCGTGCTGGAGTATAAGGGCACCGACATGGATgcgctgcgcggcatcgCAGACGCCTACAACAAGCAGGACACGCATCTCTTCAACAGTATCCTGTCCAAGTGccgcgccgaggcggaggagtccggcgccggcggcagcaacgacaCGAACCTCCTCGCCGACGAGGTGGTGCGTCGGCAGGTCAACGACATGTACAacacgctgctggagcggcacCTGTTGAAGGTGGTGTCGCCGTACAACCGCGTGCAGATTGCCTACGTGAGCAACCTTCTGAGGCTGGACGCTATGGTGGTGGAGCAGAAGCTTTCTCAGCTCATTCTCGATCGCAAGctgcgcggcatcgtcgATCAGCAGCATCGCTGTCTTATCGTCTTCGACGACGAGGCCGCTGAGGCGTCCAAGCCAGGAaaggacggcagcgaggcgttCTACGACAacgccgctgacgccgccgccgcggcggaccAGGCGCCGACGACACTCTACCAGGACGCGCTCACGGCGCTGGAGTGCTACAACACGCTCGTCACGGCGCTCTTCGACAAGGTCAATGGCAAGTTCGATGCGCTCGTCGAGGAGAACATCGCCAAGCACAAGGGcgcgaaggcgaaggaggagggtgagGAGGCGAACCGGAAGAACAAGCGGggcggcatcggcagcgtcaaggacgccgtcgccgaccgAGGTGGAAAGTCTGACAGTGGCAACAAGCAGAAGAGGCCTGGCGACAAGCGCAAGTGA
- a CDS encoding putative serine peptidase, Clan S-, family S54, translating into MVRADPICTAIHFAPILVLLTVHCSSGRWPTDADCAERVMRYGFSVALCAERPASVLTHLFVHISSKHLLSNVFSFAATLAEFGDVAGSAAEGAVTRRRVTSRDDEEPSASGGAAGSSAAHRMASEMRAILGQRSRVQACVRSAGALFVWAVGGAAGGLGCQMLYNNFTLALRRQCAARAAAAVADAKRKATWGASDGRILASLSRVAEALRQRAEACNSMLAVSAQEAVNDAMLMCGASAGICALSGFSAAYYGRFITAFCLVVPEALLLTKDLINRYIALLAPSLGATDYAAEAERRALRSTWRILVPVQSVGHAAHVGGFMVGLGMGYCWLWVRKCRRLRLAQSRRRAAQWLPRPGMQTYVHARSRF; encoded by the coding sequence ATGGTGCGTGCCGATCCAATATGCACGGCCATACACTTCGCCCCGATCCTCGTGCTCCTCACCGTCCACTGCTCTAGCGGGCGCTGGCCAACGGATGCAGACTGCGCCGAGCGCGTGATGCGCTACGGCTTCAGCGTTGCCCTCTGTGCTGAGCGACCTGCTAGCGTGCTCACGCACCTGTTCGTGCACATCTCGTCGAAGCACCTTCTCAGTAACGtcttctccttcgccgcGACTCTTGCTGAGTTCGGCGACGTGGCAGGCTCCGCCGCGGAGGGTGCGGTGACTCGCCGGCGGGTCACTTCACGGGATGACGAGGAGCCGAGTGCGtccggcggtgctgcggggAGCTCTGCCGCACATAGAATGGCGTCGGAGATGCGCGCCATTTTGGGGCAGCGTAGCCGCGTGCAGGCCTGCGTCCGCTCGGCCGGCGCACTCTTCGTGTGGgccgtcggcggtgccgccggtggACTGGGCTGCCAGATGCTCTACAACAACTTTacgctggcgctgcgtcgccagTGCGCTGCacgggctgctgccgctgttgcagATGCGAAGCGAAAAGCCACATGGGGTGCTTCTGACGGACGCATACTGGCATCGCTTAGCCGAGTCGCCGAAGCGCTCCGGCAGCGCGCGGAGGCGTGCAACAGCATGTTGGCCGTGTCGGCTCAGGAGGCAGTGAACGATGCGATGCTCATGTGCGGGGCGAGTGCGGGCATCTGCGCCCTCTCCGGGTTCAGCGCCGCCTATTACGGCAGGTTCATCACCGCGTTCTGTCTTGTGGTGCCGGAGGCTCTCCTGCTGACCAAGGACCTCATCAACCGCTACATCGCACTGCTGGCGCCGAGCCTCGGCGCCACGGACTacgcggcagaggcagagcggcgtgcgctgcggtCGACGTGGCGCATCCTGGTGCCTGTCCAGAGCGTCGGCCACGCCGCACACGTGGGCGGCTTCATGGTGGGTTTGGGCATGGGCTACTGCTGGCTGTGGGTGCGGAAGTgccggcgcctgcgcctcgcacaaagccgtcgccgtgctgctcAGTGGCTGCCGAGGCCGGGCATGCAAACATATGTGCATGCACGCTCGCGTTTCTAG
- a CDS encoding putative FtsJ-like methyltransferase codes for MGRASKDKRDIYYRKAKEEGYRARSAYKLLQIHEEFNILDPAEIRTGAVDLCAAPGSWSQVLAQHFKMIGANLTAAAEGDSLPAQTPRVVAVDLQEMAPIDGVTLLQGDITSEVTAREIIRLLNAPTPTGVALTDDEQQQPANSSFSSPAPSPALGASPRKADIVLCDGAPDVTGMHELDEYLQHHLLLAALHITTFVLRAGGCFLTKMFRGPNTAFLVAKSGLFFQQVRVVKPKSSRNASMESFLLCQGFRMPLGYVPRFVGAVAPAAASSAATGCSRGAASTSAGCGSRVEADNEQGMKGERSETATVSDGPLRASGFTPEAPLYCYDTTASFSHASDGGAAAAATVHDVAHHNQRTSCALADRVLAPFLSCGDLSGFDADMCYDRDEDADVLEPVQPPLQAPYLAAAAASPSQLAEVADGRDTEADASQKKKIRVESPTATAGRDSSTGGEEQQ; via the coding sequence ATGGGTCGCGCATCCAAGGATAAGCGCGATATCTACTACCGCAAggccaaggaggagggctACCGTGCTCGCAGCGCGTACAAGCTGCTCCAGATCCATGAGGAGTTCAACATTCTCGACCCGGCCGAGATCCGCACCGGGGCGGTGGACCTGTGTGCCGCGCCTGGCAGCTGGTCGCAGGTGCTTGCCCAGCACTTTAAGATGATCGGCGCGAAcctcactgctgctgcagagggGGACTCTCTgccggcgcagacgccgcgcgtggtggcggtggaccTGCAAGAGATGGCCCCCATCGACGGGGTCACCCTTCTTCAGGGGGACATAACGAGCGAGGTGACCGCGAGGGAGATTATTCGGCTTCTGaacgcgccgacgccgactgGGGTGGCGCTCACCGatgacgagcagcagcagcctgcCAACagctctttctcttcgcctGCTCCTTCTCCCGCGCTCggtgcgtcgccgcggaAGGCGGACATCGTCctctgcgacggcgctccCGATGTGACGGGTATGCACGAGCTGGACGAGtacctgcagcaccacctgcttctggcggcgctgcacatcACCACGTTCGTGCTACGGGCCGGTGGCTGCTTCCTGACGAAGATGTTCCGCGGCCCCAACACCGCCTTTCTCGTCGCGAAAAGCGGACTCTTCTTTCAGCAGGTGCGCGTCGTGAAGCCCAAGTCCTCACGCAACGCGTCCATGGAGAGCTTCCTCCTCTGCCAGGGCTTTCGCATGCCGCTCGGGTACGTGCCTCGCTTCGTCGGCGCTGtggcgcctgctgcggcttcCTCTGCCGCTACCGGCTGCTCGAGGGGTGCCGCATCGACgagcgccggctgcggctcACGCGTAGAGGCTGATAATGAGCAGGGTATGAAGGGAGAGCGGAGCGAGACGGCAACCGTGAGCGACGGCCCACTCCGCGCCAGCGGCTTCACGCCGGAGGCGCCGTTGTACTGCTACGATACGACCGCGTCTTTCTCACACGCGTCggatggtggcgccgccgcagcggcaacagTGCACGACGTGGCGCACCATAACCAGCGCACATCGTGCGCGCTCGCGGACCGAGTCCTGGCCCCGTTCCTCTCCTGCGGCGACCTTTCAGGCTTTGACGCGGACATGTGCTACGACAGGGATGAGGATGCCGACGTGCTGGAGccggtgcagccgccgctgcaagcACCGTActtggccgctgccgctgcttcgccgtcACAGTTGGCAGAGGTTGCCGATGGCCGTGACACAGAGGCGGACGCGTCGCAGAAGAAAAAGATTCGCGTGGAGTCGCCGACGGCTACCGCAGGtcgcgacagcagcaccggcggagaagagcagcagtga